GATGTAAATGCGATAGCCTTGCTCAGCCCACAGCCGAATCTGCTCCTGTAAACCACTGTAAACCTCCACAACCTCATACCAATTGTAGAAGATATTCTGAACGGCAGAATGATACGAATCATCCAGCTGAACCAGCACTTCGTCACAGGCTTCTTTCAAACTCAACTCTCCCTTGTCTGTTTGATGCCAGACACCCGACTCAAAAATGACCTGTCTAAGAAGCTGTCGTCGCTCTTTCTCAGGTTCAAAAGAGGTCAAGATTTTCTCAGAATTCCATTCAATCAAGACATTTCCTAAGTCAAAAACCAAGTTTTTTATCATTTCCTTCACCAGCACTTTCCCTTTTATAGAAGCTTTCGTAAGTTCCAGCTCATGCCAACCATTCCAACCGACCTTGACTATCTCTAGTATAGTATGTTTAGGTTAAGAAAAATCCCAGAAATGAACTGTTCCTAGAGTTGGGTTTTACCCAACTCTAGGAAGCAATACAAAGTTCTGGAATCACATGTTATTCTTGGTCAAAATAGCGAATTAAATTTTTCTCTGTCAAAATATCTGAGTAAGTATAGGACTCCACATAGGTGTTAGCAATTTCACCTGGTTGGCCCCCTTCATTTTCATACTCAACAATAAATAGAGAAGGATACACTTCAATCAAGCGACCTTGTTTGCTTTTTTGGCGCTTACGGCCATTTTCCAAGGTCATTTCCACCATCTGCCCCTCGTGAGCCTTGATGTCCTCCTTGATTTTCTTCATTTTTGCCACATCTGTAAATGCATCACTCATACTATACATCCTCTCTTT
This genomic window from Streptococcus cristatus AS 1.3089 contains:
- a CDS encoding Veg family protein, with translation MSDAFTDVAKMKKIKEDIKAHEGQMVEMTLENGRKRQKSKQGRLIEVYPSLFIVEYENEGGQPGEIANTYVESYTYSDILTEKNLIRYFDQE
- a CDS encoding HAD family hydrolase, whose product is MIKNLVFDLGNVLIEWNSEKILTSFEPEKERRQLLRQVIFESGVWHQTDKGELSLKEACDEVLVQLDDSYHSAVQNIFYNWYEVVEVYSGLQEQIRLWAEQGYRIYILSTTCEIFYRIEKAGLLPIYPLLSGYILSSEVGVVKPEPEIYQKLLKKYGIEPTESVFIDDIQANLDTAAELGFETILAERESDNILAMQDLLQEKGAYR